From the Cohaesibacter sp. ES.047 genome, one window contains:
- the tnpA gene encoding IS200/IS605 family transposase, which translates to MDKNHLSHSTWDCKYHVVFGSKYRTKRLYGDLRLELRDQFSKVASQKGCHIEEGHLMPDHVHMLISIPPKYSVAHIVGFLKGKTALYVANKYARKRRYKGYHFWARGYFVSTTGYQEEVVRRYIRNQEKQDKASDYADMFKPNY; encoded by the coding sequence ATGGACAAAAATCACCTATCACACAGCACTTGGGACTGCAAATATCACGTGGTCTTCGGGTCCAAGTACCGCACCAAACGTCTCTACGGAGACTTGCGGCTTGAGTTGCGAGATCAATTTAGCAAAGTGGCATCCCAGAAAGGATGCCATATTGAGGAAGGGCATCTGATGCCTGACCATGTTCATATGTTGATCTCGATCCCACCCAAATATTCTGTGGCCCATATAGTGGGGTTCTTGAAAGGAAAAACGGCGCTTTACGTGGCAAACAAATATGCCCGGAAACGTCGTTACAAGGGATATCACTTTTGGGCACGTGGATACTTTGTCTCAACAACGGGCTATCAAGAGGAGGTCGTCAGACGCTATATCCGTAATCAGGAGAAGCAGGACAAGGCATCTGACTATGCCGATATGTTCAAGCCTAATTATTGA
- a CDS encoding methylmalonyl-CoA mutase subunit beta codes for MSEALRISETFPDYSHDDWVEVVEKALKGQPLSRISTKMIDGTEINPIYERATGKAPLAMRPEDTPWAICQRVDHPDAEKANEQALTDLANGANMLCIPFAGCASARGFGIKADKETLAKVLDEVLLDLIAVRLEGSVTGRAAATAFADYVADKGLDASTLDVAFGLDPIGAFASTGTIAPDWAGRAATMVETIKDLKAKGFKGPFVTADGRPYHDAGATEAQELGAVIATIVAYWRVLEDAGFEASEALSAIDVTLSVEANQFSSLCKLRAMRILWANLLSAAGVDFTPLKIHAETSWAMMTKLDPAVNMLRTTTATFAAGVGGADSLCVLPYTLALGLPTPLTRRISRNLQTMLIEESNLYRVTDPAAGSGFVESLTDQEGEIAWGFFQEIEKAGGIVEALKGNLVLDAIAKSNATRSALVAKRKNALTGASAFPNIDEGQAEVLDVAPLPAPELGEGESCTPLKVVRTSEAYEALRFAAKAAGQPTVFFANLGRIADFTARATWTKNFFEAGGIKSLSDKGYTEAEAAVADFKASGSQIVAIVGPDGLYEENGAAFAKALKDAGAKMVYIAGRPKDLMDALSAAGVDAFAFEGCDVLAELTKIHAELGIAPLAQG; via the coding sequence ATGAGCGAAGCTCTGAGGATTTCCGAGACCTTTCCCGACTACTCCCATGACGATTGGGTCGAAGTAGTCGAAAAAGCCCTCAAGGGACAGCCTCTCTCCCGTATTTCAACCAAGATGATTGATGGGACTGAGATCAATCCTATCTATGAACGCGCAACAGGCAAGGCGCCTCTGGCGATGCGGCCCGAAGATACCCCATGGGCGATTTGCCAGCGCGTTGATCATCCGGATGCTGAGAAAGCCAACGAACAGGCTTTGACTGATCTGGCCAATGGCGCGAACATGCTCTGCATTCCGTTCGCGGGTTGTGCGAGCGCCCGTGGGTTCGGCATCAAGGCCGATAAGGAAACGCTAGCCAAGGTTCTCGACGAAGTGCTGCTCGATCTGATCGCAGTACGCCTTGAGGGTAGTGTGACCGGCCGGGCTGCCGCGACTGCCTTTGCCGACTATGTTGCCGACAAGGGCCTCGATGCTTCCACGCTCGACGTTGCATTCGGTCTTGATCCGATTGGAGCCTTTGCTTCGACCGGTACGATTGCCCCTGACTGGGCTGGCCGTGCGGCTACCATGGTTGAAACCATCAAGGATCTGAAAGCCAAAGGCTTCAAGGGACCGTTCGTCACCGCTGATGGCCGTCCCTATCACGATGCTGGCGCAACCGAAGCTCAGGAACTGGGTGCGGTTATCGCAACCATCGTTGCCTACTGGCGCGTCCTTGAGGATGCCGGTTTCGAGGCGTCCGAGGCGCTCTCTGCAATTGACGTGACGCTTTCTGTTGAAGCCAACCAGTTCAGCTCTCTTTGTAAGTTGCGCGCAATGCGCATCCTGTGGGCCAACCTGCTGAGCGCTGCCGGAGTGGACTTCACGCCATTGAAAATTCACGCCGAAACCTCTTGGGCCATGATGACCAAGCTGGACCCAGCCGTGAACATGCTGCGCACCACCACGGCGACCTTTGCTGCTGGTGTTGGCGGGGCTGACAGCCTCTGCGTCCTGCCTTATACGCTGGCGCTTGGTCTGCCGACGCCTCTGACGCGCCGCATTTCCCGCAACCTGCAGACCATGTTGATCGAGGAATCGAACCTTTATCGCGTCACCGACCCGGCAGCCGGTTCCGGCTTTGTCGAATCTCTGACCGATCAGGAAGGCGAGATCGCCTGGGGCTTCTTCCAGGAGATCGAAAAGGCTGGCGGTATTGTCGAAGCGCTGAAAGGCAATCTGGTCCTTGATGCCATCGCGAAATCAAACGCCACCCGCTCTGCTTTGGTTGCCAAACGCAAAAACGCACTGACTGGCGCATCTGCGTTCCCGAACATCGACGAAGGCCAAGCCGAAGTGCTCGATGTTGCTCCGCTTCCCGCTCCCGAGCTTGGTGAGGGTGAAAGCTGCACGCCGCTGAAAGTCGTTCGCACGTCCGAGGCGTACGAAGCCCTGCGCTTTGCCGCCAAGGCTGCTGGCCAGCCGACTGTGTTCTTCGCGAACCTCGGTCGCATTGCCGACTTCACGGCACGGGCGACCTGGACGAAAAACTTCTTCGAGGCCGGTGGCATCAAATCCCTGTCTGATAAAGGGTATACAGAGGCTGAAGCCGCTGTTGCCGATTTCAAGGCGTCGGGTTCACAGATCGTGGCGATTGTCGGTCCCGATGGTCTTTACGAAGAGAATGGCGCCGCCTTTGCCAAGGCACTGAAAGACGCAGGGGCGAAAATGGTATATATTGCCGGACGTCCCAAAGACCTCATGGACGCTCTGAGCGCTGCCGGTGTTGACGCTTTCGCATTTGAAGGCTGCGACGTTCTCGCTGAGCTTACCAAGATTCACGCCGAGCTGGGCATTGCCCCTCTGGCGCAAGGCTGA
- a CDS encoding helix-turn-helix transcriptional regulator — protein MNDTLWDHPNNVSYINRLDTSPQSLFETYFPRFQAIGANHVLAAGVPLPGRDLVKLALFQKWGEEEITTGQLAQIKGGDPLLRQIAVLKEPTIWRLQDTNNQWLANSSLISLLRRSAQHPDEYRTIAGLHIHVFGHFQIALCLAGADIVATRRELLSMATEIRFALEDADAIKPILNRPGELSARERTILALTAEGRTASDIAAQLDISQRTVHAHLQNASEKMQASNKTQTVVEALRYGQIELL, from the coding sequence ATGAACGATACACTATGGGACCATCCCAATAACGTTTCCTACATCAACCGTCTGGACACGAGCCCCCAATCATTGTTTGAAACCTATTTTCCGCGTTTCCAAGCAATTGGTGCGAACCATGTTCTGGCTGCGGGGGTGCCTCTTCCCGGACGCGACCTCGTCAAACTCGCCTTGTTCCAGAAATGGGGCGAAGAGGAAATCACGACCGGCCAGTTGGCGCAGATCAAGGGCGGCGATCCGCTCCTGCGTCAGATCGCGGTTCTCAAGGAGCCAACAATCTGGCGTCTTCAGGATACGAACAACCAATGGCTCGCTAACTCCAGTCTTATCTCTTTGCTCCGCCGCAGTGCGCAGCATCCGGATGAGTATCGCACGATCGCAGGTCTGCATATCCATGTGTTTGGCCATTTCCAGATCGCGCTTTGTCTGGCTGGTGCAGATATCGTAGCGACACGGCGTGAGTTGCTATCGATGGCGACGGAAATCCGCTTCGCCCTTGAAGATGCAGATGCCATCAAACCGATCCTGAACCGCCCAGGTGAACTGTCCGCACGCGAGCGCACGATTCTGGCTCTGACCGCAGAGGGAAGAACCGCCAGCGACATCGCGGCTCAGCTGGACATCTCCCAGCGGACCGTCCATGCTCACCTGCAGAATGCATCGGAAAAGATGCAGGCATCGAACAAGACCCAAACGGTTGTCGAAGCCTTGCGCTACGGCCAGATTGAACTTCTCTGA
- a CDS encoding M20/M25/M40 family metallo-hydrolase: MTQIDDVLAHIDANIDASLARMEALVRFKSISTDAAFKDDCRKAAEWLAASLQDIGFDGSVRETSGHPMVVGHDGDEGEKPGPDVLFYGHYDVQPVDPLELWNSDPFGPAIIEKDGVKMMTGRGTSDDKGQLLTFLEACRAYKAVKGSLPVKVSILLEGEEESGSGSLLPFLEANKSELSKDLALVCDTTMFDPETPAITTMLRGLVGEEITITAADRDLHSGSYGGPAANPIRVLARILADLHDENGRVQIPDFYDGVPELSPEVKAQWDSLPFDGDAFLGNVGLSIPTGETGYSIYEQISARPTCEFNGITGGYTGDGFKTVIASKASAKLSCRLVGQQDPHAIRKNLRAFIKARVPADCSVDFAEHGASPAHSLSPDFAPLKQGAKALQDEWGKAPIPMGMGGSIPIVGEFKSILEMDSLLIGFGLDDDNIHSPNEKYNIESYHRGIRSWARVLAALAE, from the coding sequence ATGACCCAGATTGATGATGTTCTGGCGCATATCGACGCCAATATTGATGCTTCCCTTGCCCGAATGGAAGCCCTTGTGCGGTTCAAATCCATTTCAACCGACGCTGCGTTCAAGGATGACTGCCGCAAGGCTGCAGAATGGCTCGCCGCGTCGCTGCAGGACATCGGTTTTGACGGTTCGGTTCGCGAAACCTCCGGCCATCCCATGGTTGTCGGACATGACGGGGATGAAGGCGAAAAACCGGGGCCAGATGTTCTCTTCTATGGCCACTATGACGTACAGCCGGTGGATCCGCTCGAACTTTGGAACAGCGATCCGTTTGGGCCTGCCATCATCGAAAAAGACGGCGTCAAGATGATGACCGGACGCGGCACATCCGACGACAAGGGCCAGCTGCTGACCTTTCTTGAGGCCTGCCGCGCCTATAAGGCCGTCAAAGGCAGCCTGCCGGTCAAAGTCTCGATCCTGCTTGAAGGCGAAGAAGAGAGCGGCTCGGGTAGCCTGTTGCCATTCCTTGAGGCCAACAAGTCAGAACTGTCCAAGGATCTGGCGCTCGTTTGCGATACCACCATGTTTGATCCCGAAACCCCGGCCATAACCACCATGCTGCGTGGTTTGGTGGGTGAAGAGATCACCATCACGGCGGCGGATCGTGACCTGCATTCCGGCTCCTACGGCGGACCGGCAGCCAACCCGATCCGGGTGCTGGCGCGCATTCTTGCCGATCTTCATGATGAGAACGGCCGTGTGCAGATCCCTGATTTTTATGACGGCGTCCCCGAGCTGTCCCCCGAGGTCAAGGCTCAATGGGATTCTCTGCCTTTTGATGGCGACGCCTTTTTGGGCAATGTCGGGCTATCGATTCCGACCGGGGAAACCGGCTATTCGATCTACGAACAGATCAGTGCCCGCCCGACCTGCGAGTTCAACGGCATTACCGGCGGGTATACCGGAGATGGCTTCAAAACAGTGATCGCATCCAAGGCATCCGCCAAGCTTTCCTGCCGCCTTGTAGGGCAGCAGGATCCCCATGCGATCCGCAAAAACCTGCGTGCGTTCATCAAGGCTCGTGTCCCGGCCGATTGTTCGGTTGATTTTGCCGAGCACGGGGCCAGCCCGGCTCACAGCCTGTCGCCCGACTTTGCTCCTCTCAAACAGGGGGCCAAGGCGCTTCAGGACGAATGGGGCAAGGCACCCATCCCGATGGGTATGGGTGGCTCAATTCCGATTGTTGGCGAGTTCAAAAGCATTTTGGAGATGGATTCCCTGCTGATTGGCTTCGGACTTGACGATGACAACATCCATTCGCCCAACGAGAAATATAACATCGAGAGCTATCACCGCGGCATTCGGTCCTGGGCGCGTGTTTTGGCAGCGCTTGCTGAATAG
- a CDS encoding helicase HerA-like C-terminal domain-containing protein — protein sequence MFKDGEIYLGTSFLKDSDGQETSQGEYLNLKRANRHGLITGATGTGKTVSLQILTEGFSSAGVPVFCADVKGDLSGLAAKGEPKDFLAKRAEQIGFSDDYSFDSVPTIFWDLFGEQGHPVRTTITDMGPLLLARLLGLNDTQEGILNIAFKLADDEGMLLLDLKDLRALLVNMEERRKELSAEYGNISTASIGAIQRDLLVLEQQGAEQFFGETALDILDLMRTTRDGRGVVSILAADKLMQSPRLYATFLLWLLSELFEELPEVGDLDQPRLVFFFDEAHLLFEDAPKVLVDKVEQVVKLIRSKGVGVYFVTQNPLDVPDGVLSQLGNRVQHALRAFTPRDQKAVKVAADTFRPNPALDTRQVIMEMGVGEALVSTLMKKGVPSIVQRTLIRPPSSRIGPLSEAERRDVIANSPVFGLYDKVVDRESAYEVLKEQAEQKAKREAQERKEEDRQREARGRPKKSRTGFTLPDFDRDDRPTRTARKKASRRRSNRQTVAETAMKSIARSVATSLGKALVRGILGSLKSGR from the coding sequence ATGTTTAAGGACGGTGAAATTTATCTGGGCACTTCCTTTTTGAAGGATAGTGACGGTCAGGAAACCAGCCAGGGGGAATATCTCAATCTCAAGCGGGCCAATCGCCATGGCTTGATCACAGGGGCAACCGGCACCGGCAAGACCGTCTCCTTGCAGATTCTGACGGAAGGCTTTTCCAGTGCCGGAGTCCCGGTTTTCTGTGCGGACGTCAAAGGCGATCTTTCCGGCCTTGCCGCCAAAGGCGAACCCAAGGACTTTCTTGCCAAACGCGCCGAGCAGATCGGCTTTTCTGACGATTACAGCTTCGATTCTGTTCCGACCATCTTCTGGGATCTGTTCGGCGAGCAAGGGCATCCCGTCCGCACCACCATCACGGACATGGGGCCATTGTTGCTCGCCCGTCTTCTCGGTTTGAACGATACGCAAGAGGGCATTCTCAACATTGCCTTCAAGCTCGCCGATGATGAGGGCATGCTGCTGCTCGATCTGAAGGACCTCAGAGCGCTGCTGGTGAACATGGAAGAGCGGCGCAAGGAACTCTCGGCTGAATATGGCAACATCTCGACAGCCTCGATTGGCGCGATCCAGCGTGATCTTTTGGTTCTGGAACAACAGGGTGCGGAACAATTCTTTGGTGAGACGGCGCTCGATATTCTCGATCTGATGCGCACAACGCGTGACGGGCGCGGCGTGGTCTCGATTCTGGCCGCCGATAAGCTGATGCAGTCCCCTCGCCTCTATGCCACCTTTTTGCTCTGGCTGCTGTCCGAACTGTTCGAGGAATTGCCCGAAGTCGGCGACCTCGACCAACCGCGTCTTGTCTTCTTCTTTGATGAGGCGCACCTCTTGTTTGAAGATGCTCCCAAGGTGCTGGTCGACAAGGTAGAACAGGTGGTCAAATTGATCCGGTCCAAGGGGGTTGGCGTCTATTTTGTCACCCAGAACCCGCTTGATGTGCCCGATGGCGTCCTGTCCCAGCTTGGCAACAGAGTGCAGCATGCATTGCGCGCCTTCACGCCGCGCGACCAGAAGGCCGTAAAGGTGGCGGCGGATACCTTCCGACCCAATCCAGCGCTCGACACCCGGCAGGTGATCATGGAGATGGGAGTGGGTGAAGCGCTCGTCTCGACCCTGATGAAAAAGGGTGTGCCCTCGATTGTTCAAAGAACACTCATTCGCCCGCCAAGCTCGCGCATCGGCCCTCTGAGCGAGGCGGAACGGCGCGATGTGATTGCCAACAGCCCTGTGTTTGGGCTGTATGACAAGGTTGTTGACCGCGAAAGCGCCTACGAAGTGCTCAAAGAACAGGCCGAACAGAAGGCAAAACGCGAAGCTCAAGAGCGCAAGGAAGAAGATCGCCAACGCGAAGCACGTGGTCGCCCAAAGAAAAGCCGGACCGGTTTTACACTGCCAGATTTTGATCGTGACGACAGGCCAACACGAACGGCACGCAAGAAGGCCTCAAGACGCCGCTCCAATCGTCAGACAGTAGCGGAGACTGCAATGAAATCGATCGCCCGCTCTGTTGCCACCTCTTTGGGAAAAGCGCTTGTGCGCGGCATTCTGGGCAGCCTCAAAAGCGGTCGGTAG
- a CDS encoding DUF4332 domain-containing protein, protein MSSYPISKIEGIGPSYAEKLKKVGISNTKAYLARAKDPAGRKALEEETGIEHARILKWANMSDLMRIKGVGEKFSELLEAAGVDTVKELRNRNAENLTKAMKEANDQKKLVRQVPAQSNVEKWVAQAKDLTPMMTY, encoded by the coding sequence ATGTCATCTTATCCAATTTCGAAAATCGAAGGTATTGGGCCGTCCTATGCTGAGAAACTCAAGAAAGTGGGAATCAGCAACACCAAAGCATATCTGGCAAGAGCCAAGGATCCTGCGGGTCGCAAGGCGCTGGAAGAAGAAACCGGAATTGAACACGCGCGCATTCTGAAATGGGCCAACATGTCCGATCTGATGCGGATCAAGGGTGTGGGGGAGAAATTTTCCGAACTGCTGGAAGCCGCCGGGGTTGATACCGTCAAGGAATTGCGCAATCGCAATGCGGAAAACCTCACCAAGGCAATGAAGGAAGCCAACGACCAGAAGAAACTCGTTCGTCAGGTCCCTGCCCAGAGCAATGTGGAAAAATGGGTGGCGCAGGCCAAAGATCTCACGCCTATGATGACCTACTAG
- a CDS encoding response regulator, producing the protein MQSDAKSFLIANPDADDASALSTALKSANPNVMVHQANSGEACLDALGNGAHNLCFINVAFLDTDCFSLVAKIKELKSPPLCVLTSEEYDLEMVEKAKLLGFYDCILKPYASEDMERLVRRLGFQDDNYPVLIVDDSRVTRRVIFKVLEESSFQMTLSEAASGKMAVALCKTIPFHFLFIDYSMPGLNGLDAAKEMLKSLPDSSIVLITATKDPKLQEDALFAGLAGFLHKPFLPHDVDAILHPLLGLPLPNIHKQDFLDALTHANVYENIQDNFRDNYLMI; encoded by the coding sequence ATGCAGTCAGATGCCAAATCTTTTCTTATAGCGAACCCGGATGCCGATGATGCGTCGGCGCTTAGCACTGCATTGAAGAGCGCTAACCCGAATGTCATGGTCCATCAAGCCAACAGCGGCGAGGCATGTCTCGACGCGCTAGGTAATGGCGCGCACAACCTCTGTTTTATAAATGTTGCCTTTCTGGATACCGATTGCTTTTCGCTCGTTGCCAAGATCAAGGAGCTTAAGTCTCCGCCGCTTTGTGTGCTGACATCTGAAGAATATGATCTGGAGATGGTTGAGAAAGCCAAACTGCTTGGCTTTTATGACTGCATTTTAAAACCCTATGCCAGCGAAGACATGGAGCGGCTTGTGCGGCGCCTTGGGTTTCAGGATGACAACTATCCTGTGCTGATCGTCGATGATTCGAGAGTGACTCGCCGGGTCATTTTCAAGGTGCTGGAAGAGAGCTCCTTTCAGATGACGCTCTCTGAGGCGGCCTCGGGCAAGATGGCCGTCGCTCTTTGCAAAACGATCCCGTTCCACTTTCTGTTCATCGACTATTCGATGCCCGGTCTGAATGGTCTGGATGCGGCCAAAGAGATGCTAAAGAGCTTGCCAGACAGCAGCATCGTGCTCATCACGGCAACCAAGGATCCGAAGCTTCAGGAAGATGCCCTTTTTGCCGGACTGGCGGGTTTTCTGCACAAGCCCTTTTTGCCGCATGATGTTGATGCGATCCTGCATCCGCTGCTCGGACTGCCGCTGCCTAACATTCACAAGCAAGACTTTCTCGATGCTCTCACGCATGCCAACGTCTATGAAAACATTCAGGATAACTTCCGAGACAACTACCTGATGATCTGA
- the meaB gene encoding methylmalonyl Co-A mutase-associated GTPase MeaB, whose product MIMVPANLTADELAEKILEGNRAALARAITLVESRKAAHRVVAHDLLTKLLPYSGKAHRVGITGVPGVGKSTTIDQLGTNLTNAGKKVAVLAVDPSSTRTGGSILGDKTRMERLCGDPNAFIRPSPSAGTLGGVAARTRETMFLCEAAGYDVILVETVGIGQSETTVADMVDFFLVLMLPGAGDELQGIKKGVLEIADMIAVNKADGDNWARARKAAAQYRAALHIMTPISQNWTPPVITVSGLANESLDKMWSRVEDHQQKLGKTGELDAKRSGQQVRWMWSMLDYRMMSLLKESEGVGRMLHQVEQSVRSGTLPASVAVDRVMRRLIDGFKDV is encoded by the coding sequence ATGATCATGGTACCTGCAAATCTCACTGCCGACGAACTTGCCGAAAAAATTCTCGAAGGAAACCGTGCTGCCCTCGCCCGGGCGATTACGCTTGTGGAAAGCCGCAAGGCAGCCCACAGGGTCGTTGCCCATGATCTACTGACCAAACTTCTGCCCTACAGTGGCAAGGCGCATCGCGTCGGCATCACCGGTGTACCGGGGGTCGGGAAATCCACGACGATCGATCAATTAGGCACCAACCTGACCAATGCGGGCAAGAAAGTGGCTGTTCTCGCCGTTGATCCTTCCTCAACGCGTACAGGTGGTTCGATTCTGGGTGACAAAACCCGTATGGAACGGCTTTGTGGTGATCCCAATGCCTTCATTCGCCCCTCCCCGTCCGCAGGCACCCTTGGCGGTGTCGCAGCCAGAACCCGCGAAACCATGTTTCTTTGCGAGGCAGCCGGATATGATGTCATCCTCGTTGAGACCGTGGGCATTGGCCAGTCCGAAACCACCGTTGCCGATATGGTCGACTTCTTTCTGGTGCTGATGCTGCCCGGTGCCGGGGACGAACTTCAGGGCATCAAGAAGGGCGTTCTGGAAATCGCTGACATGATTGCAGTGAACAAGGCGGACGGAGATAACTGGGCTCGCGCCAGAAAGGCAGCTGCCCAGTATCGAGCAGCCCTTCATATCATGACACCGATCAGTCAGAACTGGACGCCACCGGTCATCACGGTGTCCGGTCTGGCGAACGAAAGCCTTGATAAAATGTGGTCACGCGTCGAAGATCACCAGCAAAAGCTGGGCAAAACAGGCGAGCTCGATGCCAAGAGGAGCGGCCAGCAAGTACGCTGGATGTGGTCCATGCTTGATTACCGGATGATGTCTTTGCTCAAGGAGAGCGAAGGCGTTGGCCGAATGCTGCATCAGGTTGAACAATCGGTCAGGTCTGGCACCTTGCCCGCATCGGTTGCAGTCGACCGCGTGATGAGACGCCTAATTGACGGGTTCAAGGACGTCTGA
- a CDS encoding DUF1131 family protein, protein MRGLFTQWRLFVLRLTALVAAAFLLSSCSSPTGRLVGPGGAPPPQAVLVISDAGISNLTPETRYGPKSIGEAMPGFEIETIQTAGETGTQWTYAAFLDGLQIAQIFKGENGKIGVVHGVGDAVAGPNGERLGMTFAQSGLSRRSCRVGTKLWRGMAICDARNSEKIKLVFAIAEFDGPFDRLAPSSELDRATLQRILWVP, encoded by the coding sequence TTGCGCGGATTATTCACTCAATGGCGTCTGTTTGTGTTGCGTCTTACTGCATTGGTCGCCGCGGCTTTTCTGCTCTCTAGCTGTAGCAGCCCGACAGGGCGTCTGGTCGGCCCCGGTGGGGCCCCTCCGCCGCAGGCGGTGCTGGTCATCTCGGATGCTGGTATTTCCAATTTGACACCAGAAACCCGCTACGGCCCCAAATCCATCGGCGAGGCGATGCCGGGTTTCGAAATCGAGACAATTCAAACCGCGGGCGAAACCGGGACGCAATGGACCTATGCGGCCTTTCTTGATGGCCTGCAGATCGCCCAGATATTCAAGGGTGAAAACGGCAAGATCGGGGTCGTGCACGGCGTTGGTGACGCCGTGGCGGGGCCGAACGGCGAGCGCCTCGGCATGACCTTTGCCCAATCAGGATTGTCACGCAGATCCTGCCGGGTGGGTACAAAATTGTGGCGCGGCATGGCGATTTGCGACGCCCGAAACTCCGAAAAGATCAAGCTGGTTTTCGCCATTGCGGAGTTTGATGGACCGTTCGACAGACTTGCCCCCTCTTCGGAGCTGGATCGAGCCACTCTGCAACGCATTCTCTGGGTGCCCTGA